A region of the Rickettsiales bacterium Ac37b genome:
GGGCAGTATCATTGCTATTTTCTATGGCAGGTGTAAGATCTACGCCACCGCCAAACCAATGTTTAGTTGTAACAATAAATCTGGTATTTAAATGAATTGCAGGTACAAGCGGTGAATAAGGGTGTATAACTAATGAAATACCACTTGCCCAGAAATTTGGATTTTCTTCAGCACCAGGTATTTCATGACGAAATTTTTCCGAAAATTCTCCATGAACAGTAGATATATTTACACCTGCTTTTTCAAAGACTCTACCGTGTAATAATGATTTTTCGCCCCCACCCCCCCCAGGTCTATTCCATGTTTCTCTTAAGAATTTTCCTGCAAGTAATTCGCTGCCTTGGCCTGATAATTCTTGTTCTATAGCTTCAAGTTCTTGGCATATTAAATCACGTAGTTGCTTAAACCAGGCAGTTGCTGCGGATTTATGTGCTTCGATATTATTTAGTGTCATGCTCTTTACCCTTTTTATCAGAAAAAAGTCTTTGAAAACCATCTGTAAAAATTTGTAAATTATTTTTAGTCATGGTTTCCAGTAATGATAGTGGAAAAAAACTCTCCATGGTATTGGTAAGGTATTTATTCATATATTGACGAAAATGATCCTGATTTTGTACGAATAATTGCATGCTACTTTCTAAATAATATGGTAATATTTTATGTAAATTATCGTCATAAAGGGCTAAAATTTGCTTTAAAAAGCTTATGGGAAGTATGTTAGTATTACCTTTTAATTCACGATCCAAAATTAATTGGGTTAAAGTAAAATGAGTTAAATCTTCGCCTGTTTTAGCGTCTTGAACTATGAATTCTTGCTTGTTTTTAATAAGTTGATGTAGATCATCAAGAGTAATATAGTCACTGATTTGGGTGTTATATAAACGTCTATTAGAGTATTTTTTAATAATAATAGGCTCGATATTTTTAGACATTATGTCATTACTCTATATGCTGGTAAAATTAATTCAATTATATTGACGTTATCGTGACTATGCAAATTTAATTTTCCACCATGTAATTCAGTGAATGAGTGTGCAAGTAATAGTATAACATCATTTTCTTCAAGATTGTCTATATGGTTAAGATTTTCGGAGAAAGATAATATTTGAGAAGTATTATCATCTTCAAATGGAGAACCTTTGCTATAAATAGCAAGGCCTAAATCTGAGTCATCATTGAAACTTTCTTGGATAATGAGTTTGCTAGAAGTAGTTGCATAATCTATAGATATTTTAATTAAATTGAAAATAATTTGTTCCATTTTAAATTTGTCCACTTTAATAACAGTAGAGCTACTAGAAAAATTATATGTAATTTCTATATCTTTAAACGCGGCTATTCTTTCAGAAATATTTATTACATTTTCAATAATGTGGTATAGTTTTTCTTCTGTTTCGACTAGCACATTGAAGTCTTCTTCTTGATTAAATAGACGAGTTAAGTGGTCAATCGTATTTGCAATATGATTATTACATATTTTAATATCTTCAACTCTTTTATATTGACCAGGAGTAAGAGGGCCAAAATATTCTGCTTGTAATATATCAATAAAACCTTGTATGGCATTAATTGGAGATTTTATTTGATGCACAGTTTTAGCAATAAATATAACTTTGTTCCAGCGTGACATTATACCTAAGCGTTCCATTCTTTCTGTAAGCTCTATTTTTCTAATAACAGTTAGAGCAACAAAATAAGCAATACTAGCTATAATAATAGCGAGTAATAGAAAAAATATGCTACT
Encoded here:
- a CDS encoding hypothetical protein (Uncharacterized protein conserved in bacteria); this translates as MSKNIEPIIIKKYSNRRLYNTQISDYITLDDLHQLIKNKQEFIVQDAKTGEDLTHFTLTQLILDRELKGNTNILPISFLKQILALYDDNLHKILPYYLESSMQLFVQNQDHFRQYMNKYLTNTMESFFPLSLLETMTKNNLQIFTDGFQRLFSDKKGKEHDTK
- the hemF gene encoding Coproporphyrinogen-III oxidase, aerobic, which codes for MTLNNIEAHKSAATAWFKQLRDLICQELEAIEQELSGQGSELLAGKFLRETWNRPGGGGGEKSLLHGRVFEKAGVNISTVHGEFSEKFRHEIPGAEENPNFWASGISLVIHPYSPLVPAIHLNTRFIVTTKHWFGGGVDLTPAIENSNDTARFHQDVKDMCDKHNLNYYPQFKKQCDEYFFLPHRKEARGIGGIFYDYLNTNNWNNDFAFTQDVGKAFLEIYPKLVREHMNQSWTLEQRERLLVKRGRYVEFNLLYDRGTKFGLMTDGNTEAILMSLPPIVKWP